In a single window of the Burkholderia pyrrocinia genome:
- a CDS encoding MmgE/PrpD family protein: MTMKSDTRATRLAAFVAQTPADALPDDVVAKAKRHVLDTFGAALAGASAVETRSARVLTGAVAHGGASLWGTRRAAGARDAAFVNGIAAHALELDDSGGCDHSGAVVLPAVLAALSCAERPVTGRECVAAIVLGYDVGRRVLEAAGGYSVHNGAGWHSTLSCGVFGAAAASARVLGLDAARTRDALGHAASFAGGLWGFIHDGSQTKRLHAGRAAEGGVLAALLAREGVSGPAHVFDDVWGGFFNTFAAQSQAPDALTDGLGAHWKLMRCSIKPHASCRSAHAAVDATLQLADGRTVEAGEIERVVVRASAFVARMCGGRDLSTLSSAQMSLPYAVAAALAFGDTGIGVYRAGRRTDPRVTALLARIAVDVDPALGDLDEPTVILHRADGGREARHVPIALGDPRNPLSDAALLAKYRALAGMALDSVQVDALGDVCLSLDRQADARVLNDWLAGDAEAAEAMV, translated from the coding sequence ATGACGATGAAATCCGACACGCGCGCAACGCGGCTCGCGGCGTTCGTCGCGCAGACGCCCGCCGACGCATTGCCGGACGACGTCGTCGCGAAGGCCAAGCGTCATGTTCTCGATACGTTCGGTGCCGCACTGGCGGGCGCGTCGGCCGTCGAGACGCGCAGTGCCCGTGTGCTCACCGGCGCCGTCGCGCATGGCGGTGCGTCGCTGTGGGGCACGCGACGCGCCGCGGGCGCGCGCGATGCGGCGTTCGTCAACGGGATTGCCGCGCACGCGCTCGAACTCGACGATTCCGGCGGCTGCGATCATTCGGGCGCGGTCGTGCTGCCGGCCGTGCTCGCCGCGCTGTCGTGCGCGGAACGCCCGGTGACGGGCCGCGAATGCGTGGCGGCGATCGTGCTCGGTTATGACGTCGGCCGGCGCGTGCTCGAGGCAGCGGGCGGCTACTCGGTCCACAACGGGGCGGGCTGGCACTCGACGCTCAGCTGCGGCGTGTTCGGTGCGGCGGCCGCGAGCGCACGCGTGCTCGGGCTCGACGCCGCGCGTACGCGCGACGCGCTTGGCCACGCGGCGAGTTTCGCGGGCGGCCTGTGGGGCTTCATCCACGACGGATCGCAGACGAAGCGGCTGCACGCCGGGCGGGCGGCGGAGGGCGGCGTGCTCGCGGCGCTGCTCGCGCGCGAAGGCGTGAGCGGCCCCGCGCACGTGTTCGACGACGTGTGGGGCGGATTTTTCAACACGTTCGCCGCGCAATCGCAGGCGCCCGATGCATTGACCGACGGCCTCGGCGCGCACTGGAAGCTGATGCGCTGTTCGATCAAGCCGCACGCATCGTGCCGCAGCGCGCATGCGGCCGTCGACGCGACGCTGCAGCTCGCGGACGGCCGCACCGTCGAGGCCGGCGAGATCGAGCGGGTGGTCGTGCGCGCGAGCGCGTTCGTGGCCCGCATGTGCGGCGGTCGCGACCTGTCGACGCTGTCGTCCGCGCAGATGAGCCTGCCGTACGCGGTGGCGGCAGCGCTTGCATTCGGCGACACGGGGATCGGCGTGTATCGCGCGGGCCGGCGCACCGATCCGCGCGTGACCGCGCTGCTCGCGCGCATCGCGGTCGACGTCGATCCGGCGCTCGGCGATCTCGACGAGCCGACGGTGATCCTGCATCGCGCGGACGGGGGGCGGGAAGCGCGCCACGTGCCGATCGCGCTCGGCGACCCGCGCAATCCGCTGTCGGACGCAGCGCTGCTGGCGAAATATCGTGCGCTGGCGGGCATGGCGCTCGACAGCGTGCAGGTCGATGCGCTGGGCGACGTGTGCCTGTCGCTGGACCGGCAGGCGGACGCGCGCGTGTTGAATGACTGGCTCGCCGGCGATGCCGAAGCGGCGGAGGCAATGGTCTGA
- the argH gene encoding argininosuccinate lyase — MSLTEPIERLWGGRFQSKPSDALQNLSRSDPSFYRLVPYDLAGSRAHARELNRAGIVNDDDLAQLLAAMDGIARDYAAGAIAPSLADEDVHTFLERVLTQRLPALGGKLRAGRSRNDQAANDLRLYLRDKARQLVRGVLDLQQALVGQASRHVDTVTAGFTHLQPAQPIVFGHQLLAHAQSLYRDADRLVDWDRRTARSPLGAAALAGSAICVRPELSAQELGYDAPCENSIDAVAARDHVAEFAFVASMLAVNLSRLSEEVILWTSRQFRWVELDDGYATGSSIMPQKKNPDIAELTRGKAGRLIGNLTGLLATLKSLPLAYNRDLAEDKIAAFDSIDTLELVLPAMAGMIRTMRVNVDEMRRQAPLGFTLATEVADWLALTGVPFSEAHEITGALVRACERDGIELADASAEQLQAVDPRLAPAVRAHLTLDAAVAARGGAGGTSPARVREQIGRLSDAIERQAAWAADYRGPSC, encoded by the coding sequence ATGAGCCTTACCGAACCGATCGAACGCCTGTGGGGCGGCCGCTTCCAGTCGAAACCGTCCGACGCGCTGCAGAACCTGTCCCGCTCCGATCCGAGTTTCTACCGTCTCGTGCCGTACGATCTGGCGGGCTCCCGTGCGCATGCGCGCGAGTTGAACCGCGCCGGCATCGTGAACGACGACGACCTCGCGCAGTTGCTGGCCGCGATGGACGGCATCGCGCGCGACTACGCGGCCGGCGCGATCGCGCCGTCGCTCGCCGACGAGGACGTGCACACGTTTCTCGAGCGCGTGCTCACACAGCGGCTGCCTGCGCTCGGCGGCAAGCTGCGCGCCGGGCGTTCGCGCAACGACCAGGCGGCGAACGACCTGCGCCTGTACCTGCGCGACAAGGCACGCCAGCTCGTGCGCGGCGTGCTCGACCTGCAGCAGGCGCTGGTCGGCCAAGCGAGCCGGCACGTCGATACGGTGACCGCCGGCTTCACCCATCTGCAGCCCGCGCAGCCGATCGTGTTCGGCCATCAGTTGCTGGCGCATGCGCAGTCGCTGTATCGCGACGCCGACCGCCTGGTCGACTGGGACCGCCGCACCGCGCGCTCGCCGCTCGGCGCGGCCGCGCTGGCGGGCTCGGCGATCTGCGTGCGGCCCGAGCTGTCCGCGCAGGAGCTCGGTTACGACGCGCCGTGCGAGAACTCGATCGACGCGGTGGCCGCACGCGATCACGTCGCCGAATTCGCGTTCGTCGCGAGCATGCTGGCCGTGAACCTGTCCCGCCTGTCGGAAGAAGTGATCCTGTGGACGTCGCGGCAATTCCGCTGGGTGGAACTCGACGACGGTTATGCGACGGGCAGCTCGATCATGCCGCAGAAGAAGAACCCGGACATCGCGGAACTGACGCGCGGCAAGGCGGGGCGCCTGATCGGCAACCTGACGGGCCTGCTCGCGACGCTGAAGTCGCTGCCGCTCGCATACAACCGCGATCTCGCGGAAGACAAGATCGCCGCGTTCGATTCGATCGACACGCTCGAACTCGTGCTGCCGGCGATGGCGGGGATGATCCGCACGATGCGCGTGAACGTCGACGAGATGCGTCGCCAGGCGCCGCTCGGCTTCACGCTCGCGACCGAGGTCGCGGACTGGCTTGCGCTGACGGGCGTGCCGTTCAGCGAAGCGCATGAAATCACCGGCGCGCTCGTGCGTGCATGCGAGCGCGACGGCATCGAGCTCGCGGACGCCAGCGCGGAACAGCTGCAGGCCGTCGACCCGCGCCTCGCGCCGGCAGTGCGCGCGCACCTGACGCTCGACGCGGCCGTCGCCGCACGCGGCGGCGCGGGCGGCACGTCGCCCGCGCGCGTGCGCGAGCAGATCGGCCGTCTGAGCGACGCGATCGAACGCCAGGCCGCGTGGGCGGCCGACTACCGGGGGCCGTCATGCTGA
- a CDS encoding protein-tyrosine-phosphatase — MIERILVVCDGNACRSPMASAMLARALPSVQVRCAGLIALAGRPAAQAAIDVMRERGFDITSHIAQPVHLGYVRASQLILAMTLVQCREIERRYPFARGRVFQLDHATKCDIADPVGQPAEVFDAVARHIERAVAHWIARMPAATAREHC, encoded by the coding sequence GTGATCGAACGCATTCTGGTCGTCTGCGACGGCAACGCATGTCGCAGCCCGATGGCGAGCGCCATGCTGGCACGTGCGTTGCCGTCCGTGCAGGTGCGCTGCGCAGGACTGATCGCGCTGGCGGGCCGGCCGGCCGCCCAGGCAGCGATCGACGTCATGCGCGAACGCGGCTTCGACATCACGTCGCATATCGCGCAACCGGTGCATCTCGGCTACGTGCGCGCATCGCAACTGATCCTCGCGATGACGCTCGTGCAATGTCGCGAGATCGAGCGGCGTTATCCGTTCGCGCGCGGTCGCGTCTTCCAGCTCGACCATGCCACGAAATGCGATATCGCGGATCCGGTCGGCCAGCCGGCGGAAGTGTTCGATGCCGTGGCGCGCCACATCGAGCGCGCGGTGGCGCACTGGATCGCGCGGATGCCCGCGGCTACTGCACGGGAGCACTGCTGA
- a CDS encoding polysaccharide deacetylase family protein, whose product MTTLASWPGGARCAVAITVDFNDIHGIQTREPRIVGREKSLSVWRYGATRGVDRLLATFDAFGVPASWFVPGIVAETHAEAVRAIAAAGHELGVNGYRCEDFDALPLAAQIDACRAGRAALADTIGRDVQGFRSFTGNWADGFADFLVEEGFTWSSSWRGDDLPYVHPRGDGGDGARLVELPLHYELEDEPYFEFNLSPPVPAGQPRIAAYRDVLDNWRRDVDGFRRFGLCCVLRLHPEIIGTAARIDLLRALLAHLRDAGDVWFATGRDIANWWRAQAPVNAPGHPVDVFAHCVAEESAR is encoded by the coding sequence ATGACGACACTCGCTTCCTGGCCGGGCGGCGCGCGATGCGCGGTCGCGATCACGGTCGACTTCAACGACATTCACGGTATCCAGACACGCGAGCCGCGCATCGTCGGCCGCGAGAAATCGCTGTCGGTCTGGCGCTACGGCGCGACGCGCGGCGTCGACCGGCTGCTTGCGACATTCGACGCGTTCGGCGTGCCGGCGAGCTGGTTCGTCCCGGGCATCGTCGCCGAAACGCATGCGGAAGCGGTGCGCGCGATCGCCGCGGCCGGCCACGAGCTCGGCGTGAACGGCTATCGCTGCGAAGACTTCGACGCGCTGCCGCTCGCTGCGCAGATCGACGCGTGCCGCGCCGGGCGGGCGGCGCTCGCCGACACGATCGGACGCGACGTGCAAGGGTTTCGCTCGTTTACCGGCAACTGGGCTGACGGCTTTGCGGATTTCCTCGTTGAGGAAGGCTTCACGTGGTCGTCATCGTGGCGTGGCGACGATCTGCCGTACGTGCATCCACGCGGCGACGGTGGCGACGGCGCGCGGCTCGTCGAGCTGCCGCTGCATTACGAACTCGAGGACGAGCCGTACTTCGAGTTCAACCTGTCGCCGCCCGTGCCGGCCGGTCAGCCGCGCATCGCGGCGTATCGCGACGTGCTCGACAACTGGCGGCGCGACGTCGACGGGTTCCGGCGCTTCGGGCTGTGCTGCGTGCTGCGGCTGCATCCCGAGATCATCGGCACGGCAGCGCGGATCGACTTGCTGCGCGCGTTGCTCGCGCATCTGCGTGACGCGGGCGACGTCTGGTTCGCGACGGGGCGCGACATTGCGAACTGGTGGCGTGCACAGGCGCCCGTCAACGCCCCGGGACATCCGGTCGACGTGTTCGCGCACTGCGTCGCAGAGGAGTCGGCGCGATGA
- a CDS encoding amino acid ABC transporter permease yields MLSASDSRRLDGAPGPAGAAADDTAGLVRVRRRYWGRYVASIAIIAALAYVAAAFARGQIEWRVVGQFLTARSILTGLGNTIVMTVLAMTLGVVLGVVTAVMRLSSNPVLGAIAQGYIWLFRGTPIILQLLLWFNLALVFPTLGIPGLAEFRTVDVMTPFLAAVLGLGINQGAYTSEVVRAGLLSVDTGQYEAAKSIGMPRLQALRRIILPQAMRVIVPPIGNELIGMVKLTSLASVVQYAEMLHNAQNIYYANARVIELLIVAGIWYLVVVTVLSLAQARVERRFARGAGRAAGRT; encoded by the coding sequence ATGCTGAGCGCATCCGATTCGCGCCGTCTCGACGGCGCACCCGGGCCGGCCGGCGCCGCGGCGGACGATACCGCCGGCCTCGTGCGCGTGCGCCGGCGCTACTGGGGTCGTTATGTCGCGTCGATCGCGATCATTGCCGCGCTCGCCTACGTGGCCGCCGCGTTCGCGCGCGGGCAGATCGAGTGGCGCGTCGTCGGCCAGTTCCTGACCGCGCGCTCGATTCTGACGGGGCTCGGCAACACGATCGTGATGACCGTCCTCGCGATGACGCTCGGGGTCGTGCTCGGCGTCGTCACCGCGGTGATGCGGCTGTCGTCGAACCCGGTGCTCGGCGCGATCGCGCAGGGCTACATCTGGCTGTTCCGCGGCACGCCGATCATCCTGCAACTGCTGCTGTGGTTCAACCTCGCCCTGGTGTTCCCGACGCTCGGCATCCCGGGTCTCGCCGAATTCCGGACCGTCGACGTGATGACGCCGTTCCTTGCGGCGGTGCTCGGGCTCGGCATCAACCAGGGCGCGTATACGTCGGAAGTCGTGCGCGCGGGGCTGCTGTCGGTCGACACCGGCCAGTACGAGGCCGCGAAATCGATCGGCATGCCGCGCCTGCAGGCGCTGCGCCGGATCATCCTGCCGCAGGCGATGCGCGTGATCGTGCCGCCGATCGGCAACGAGCTGATCGGCATGGTCAAGCTGACGTCGCTCGCGAGCGTCGTGCAGTACGCGGAGATGCTGCACAACGCGCAGAACATCTACTACGCGAACGCCCGCGTGATCGAGTTGCTGATCGTCGCGGGCATCTGGTATCTCGTGGTCGTCACCGTGCTGTCGCTCGCGCAGGCGCGCGTCGAACGGCGCTTCGCGCGCGGCGCGGGTCGCGCGGCGGGCCGCACATGA
- a CDS encoding amino acid ABC transporter ATP-binding protein yields MNDTTLNHRENVMTNAVVRAVDVRKSYGDFQALHGITLDVAQGEVLCIIGPSGSGKSTFLRCINQLETISAGALWVNGELAGYRRTGNRLHELSERQVARQRLATSMVFQRFNLFPHKTALENVTEGPVQVLKRRRAQAEEEARALLARVGLAHKCDAFPVELSGGQQQRVAIARALAMHPQLILFDEPTSALDPELVGEVLAVMRDLAKSGMTMIVVTHELGFAREVADRVVFMDGGRIVESGPPDQVLSAPTHARTRDFISAVIA; encoded by the coding sequence ATGAACGACACGACCCTCAACCATCGGGAGAACGTCATGACGAACGCGGTCGTTCGCGCGGTCGACGTGCGCAAGTCGTACGGCGATTTCCAGGCGCTGCACGGCATCACGCTCGACGTCGCGCAGGGCGAAGTGCTGTGCATCATCGGGCCGTCGGGCTCGGGCAAGAGCACGTTCCTGCGCTGCATCAACCAGCTCGAGACGATCAGCGCGGGCGCGCTGTGGGTCAACGGCGAACTGGCCGGCTACCGGCGCACCGGCAACCGGCTCCACGAGCTGTCGGAGCGCCAGGTCGCGCGCCAGCGGCTGGCGACGAGCATGGTGTTCCAGCGCTTCAACCTGTTCCCGCACAAGACCGCGCTCGAGAACGTGACCGAGGGCCCCGTGCAGGTGCTCAAGCGCCGCCGCGCGCAAGCGGAGGAGGAAGCGCGCGCGCTGCTCGCGCGGGTCGGGCTCGCGCACAAGTGCGACGCGTTTCCGGTCGAGCTGTCGGGCGGCCAGCAGCAGCGCGTCGCGATCGCGCGGGCGCTCGCGATGCATCCGCAACTGATCCTGTTCGACGAGCCGACGTCGGCACTCGATCCCGAGCTTGTCGGCGAAGTGCTGGCCGTGATGCGCGATCTCGCGAAGAGCGGGATGACGATGATCGTCGTCACGCACGAGCTCGGCTTCGCGCGCGAGGTGGCCGACCGCGTCGTGTTCATGGACGGCGGCCGGATCGTCGAGAGCGGGCCGCCGGACCAGGTGCTGTCCGCGCCGACGCACGCACGTACGCGCGATTTCATCTCGGCCGTGATCGCATGA
- a CDS encoding polysaccharide deacetylase family protein has protein sequence MAALAPRWPDAKRACVALAFDLDGPTGDAMLNGSIWRNPAYFTLGSYGPWRALGRLLDMLAAYDLPATFFVPAWVARTWPAQCAAIVERGHEIGYHGYRHEAFWTLEPERQREIMAQSADVFARTLGVRPVGFRTPSGDWSAATVAVLREAGVRYSSSMRGDDRPYLLHGEDGEPPLVEIPGRWETDDYASLAYHRNPDYPAGLDRIAGYDATLDNWTREFDGVFREGLCLTTLLHPKVCGKPGRIALLEAWLGHMRAQDGVWFARCREVADWWLAQHARDAQPTQRSGL, from the coding sequence ATGGCGGCGCTTGCTCCCCGCTGGCCGGACGCGAAGCGCGCGTGCGTCGCGCTCGCGTTCGATCTCGACGGCCCGACCGGCGACGCGATGCTGAACGGGTCGATCTGGCGCAACCCCGCGTATTTCACGCTCGGCAGCTACGGGCCGTGGCGTGCGCTCGGCCGCTTGCTCGACATGCTCGCGGCGTACGACCTGCCCGCGACGTTCTTCGTGCCCGCGTGGGTCGCACGGACCTGGCCCGCGCAATGCGCGGCGATCGTCGAGCGCGGCCACGAGATCGGCTACCACGGCTACCGGCACGAAGCGTTCTGGACGCTCGAGCCCGAGCGGCAACGCGAGATCATGGCGCAGTCGGCCGACGTGTTCGCGCGTACGCTCGGCGTGCGGCCGGTCGGGTTCCGCACGCCGTCCGGCGACTGGAGCGCGGCGACGGTCGCCGTGCTGCGCGAAGCCGGCGTGCGCTATTCGAGCTCGATGCGCGGCGACGACCGGCCGTACCTGCTGCACGGCGAGGACGGCGAGCCGCCGCTCGTCGAGATACCCGGCCGCTGGGAGACCGACGATTACGCGTCGCTTGCGTATCACCGCAACCCCGATTATCCGGCCGGGCTCGACCGGATCGCCGGCTACGACGCGACGCTCGACAACTGGACGCGCGAATTCGACGGCGTATTCCGCGAAGGGCTGTGCCTGACGACGCTGCTGCATCCGAAGGTCTGCGGCAAGCCCGGCCGCATCGCGCTGCTCGAGGCATGGCTCGGTCATATGCGCGCGCAGGACGGCGTCTGGTTCGCGCGCTGCCGCGAAGTGGCCGACTGGTGGCTTGCGCAGCACGCGCGAGACGCGCAACCCACGCAACGGAGCGGCCTATGA
- a CDS encoding LysR substrate-binding domain-containing protein, producing the protein MRNRLPPLNPLRAFEAAARRGSVSAAADELHVTASAVSHQIRILESTLGVALFVRSKARVKLTPEGEALLEPVGAAFDMIANATVRLDSPAAVGDLVVSTPLSLTSRWLARHIGDFLERYPGIHLKVIPSNDEREIYSTDVDVCIRYGEGNWRNRHVELLEHPALFPVVSPALMNGPDAIRKVQDLAGRTLFCEHAGSWMRWLAEANADKLPGIRILEIGNAHIGVEAAVHGQGVALGDSLSVRDDLIDGTLVRPFSATVPSRHAYYLVTRHELTGTPLVTAFTSWLRACLA; encoded by the coding sequence ATGCGCAACCGCCTGCCCCCGCTGAACCCGCTTCGCGCATTCGAAGCCGCCGCCCGGCGCGGCAGCGTGTCGGCGGCGGCCGACGAACTGCACGTGACCGCGAGCGCGGTCAGCCACCAGATCCGCATTCTCGAAAGCACGCTCGGCGTCGCGCTATTCGTCCGATCAAAGGCGCGCGTGAAGCTCACGCCCGAAGGCGAGGCGCTGCTGGAGCCGGTCGGCGCCGCGTTCGACATGATCGCGAACGCGACCGTCAGGCTCGATTCGCCGGCCGCCGTCGGCGATCTCGTCGTGTCGACGCCGCTGTCGCTGACGTCGCGCTGGCTCGCCCGGCACATCGGCGATTTTCTCGAGCGTTATCCGGGGATCCATCTGAAGGTGATTCCGTCGAACGACGAACGCGAGATCTATTCGACGGACGTCGACGTCTGCATCCGCTACGGGGAAGGCAACTGGCGCAACCGGCACGTCGAGCTGCTCGAGCATCCGGCGCTGTTCCCGGTCGTGAGCCCGGCGTTGATGAACGGGCCCGATGCGATCCGCAAGGTGCAGGATCTCGCCGGACGCACACTGTTCTGCGAGCATGCGGGCTCGTGGATGCGCTGGCTGGCGGAAGCGAACGCCGACAAGCTGCCGGGCATCCGCATCCTCGAAATCGGCAACGCGCATATCGGCGTCGAAGCCGCGGTGCACGGGCAAGGCGTCGCGCTCGGCGACAGCCTGTCGGTGCGCGACGACCTGATCGACGGCACGCTCGTGCGGCCGTTCAGCGCGACGGTGCCGTCGCGTCATGCGTACTATCTCGTCACGCGTCATGAGCTGACCGGGACGCCGCTCGTGACCGCGTTCACGTCGTGGCTGCGAGCCTGCCTCGCGTGA
- a CDS encoding ABC transporter substrate-binding protein translates to MKASVLTRTLSAVAFGALALHASFAVAQAASAKRTLNVAIVPNYPPFEYKDPATDKLAGFDVDLGEALAAKMGAKLNWVETSFDQMMSAVATQRVDMILSGMTDLPTRRDAVTFVDYIETGPQFYTLKARAGEFAQMGALCGKRVGSSRRTSFPDNTTAWSAENCVKAGKPAIVVVGTDGSSDARMQLRQNRIDAAVQGGETLPYQNSLEQNAYAPVGKPFLSQYTGIGVAKSNTALSSALTTALNQLIADGSYQKLLAKWGLQEHAVTKAMINGTH, encoded by the coding sequence ATGAAAGCATCCGTCCTGACCCGCACGCTGTCCGCCGTCGCATTCGGCGCGCTCGCGCTTCATGCGTCCTTCGCAGTCGCGCAGGCCGCGAGCGCGAAGCGCACGCTGAACGTCGCGATCGTGCCGAACTATCCGCCGTTCGAATACAAGGATCCCGCGACCGACAAGCTCGCGGGCTTCGACGTCGATCTCGGCGAAGCGCTCGCCGCGAAGATGGGCGCGAAGCTGAACTGGGTCGAGACGAGCTTCGACCAGATGATGAGCGCGGTCGCGACGCAACGCGTCGACATGATCCTGTCCGGGATGACCGACCTGCCGACGCGCCGCGACGCGGTGACGTTCGTCGACTACATCGAGACGGGCCCGCAGTTCTACACGTTGAAGGCGCGCGCCGGCGAGTTCGCGCAGATGGGCGCGCTGTGCGGCAAGCGCGTCGGGTCGAGCCGGCGCACGTCGTTCCCGGACAACACGACCGCATGGAGCGCGGAGAACTGCGTGAAGGCCGGCAAGCCGGCGATCGTCGTGGTCGGCACCGACGGCTCGTCGGACGCGCGCATGCAGCTGCGCCAGAACCGCATCGACGCAGCCGTGCAGGGCGGCGAGACGCTGCCGTACCAGAACAGCCTCGAGCAGAACGCGTACGCGCCCGTCGGCAAGCCGTTCCTGTCGCAATACACGGGCATCGGCGTCGCGAAAAGCAACACCGCGCTGAGCAGCGCGCTGACGACGGCGCTCAACCAGCTGATCGCGGACGGCTCGTACCAGAAGCTGCTTGCGAAGTGGGGGCTGCAGGAGCACGCGGTGACGAAGGCGATGATCAACGGCACGCACTGA
- a CDS encoding undecaprenyl-phosphate glucose phosphotransferase gives MFGFQSIIARLLDALVVVLGAAAASHVRFDDDSLGRPDAMVVPFVAMLTLAVFPGFQVYQSWRGRSWIAMISRISAAWVAVQACNLVLLFAMHRADQVSRLWFVYWTAIAGCGFIVIRLAAYTMLARVRHAGLNLRKVAIVGNGAHAVRVIETLALSPASGFRPVVLHDPAGSSNGIIPAIADFTEFAAAVRAEAATEIWLALPISEERTIRRVLKTFGDDLINIRFMPDMCSIALLGGTMMDLVGMPAINLVASPMSHRALMQKALFDRVFAAAALVALAPLLGMIALAVKLSSSGPVLFTQYRKGADGRVFRIYKFRTMRVHAEPAGVVRQATRGDARITRVGAFLRRTSLDELPQFFNVLCGDMSVVGPRPHAIEHDDLYRPLVEGYIHRYRIKPGITGWAQVNGYRGETDHLDKMVGRVQHDLYYLRNWSFGLDMKIVAATVLKGFVHPNAY, from the coding sequence ATGTTCGGATTTCAGTCGATCATTGCGCGCTTGCTCGATGCACTCGTCGTGGTGCTGGGGGCAGCTGCCGCGTCGCATGTGCGGTTCGATGACGATTCGCTCGGCCGACCGGACGCGATGGTGGTCCCGTTTGTCGCGATGCTGACGCTCGCCGTCTTTCCGGGATTTCAGGTGTATCAGTCGTGGCGCGGGCGGTCGTGGATCGCGATGATCAGCCGCATCAGTGCTGCATGGGTCGCCGTGCAGGCATGCAACCTCGTGCTGCTGTTCGCGATGCACCGCGCCGATCAGGTGTCGCGGCTGTGGTTCGTCTACTGGACGGCGATCGCGGGATGCGGATTCATCGTCATCCGCCTGGCTGCCTATACGATGCTCGCACGCGTCAGGCATGCGGGCCTGAATCTTCGCAAGGTGGCGATCGTCGGAAACGGCGCGCATGCCGTGCGTGTGATCGAAACGCTTGCGCTGTCCCCGGCGAGCGGGTTTCGCCCCGTCGTGCTCCACGATCCCGCGGGATCGTCCAACGGCATCATCCCGGCGATCGCGGATTTCACCGAGTTCGCCGCGGCAGTGCGTGCCGAAGCCGCGACGGAAATCTGGCTCGCGTTGCCGATCTCCGAGGAACGGACGATCCGGCGCGTGCTGAAGACGTTCGGCGACGATCTGATCAATATCCGCTTCATGCCGGACATGTGCAGCATCGCGTTGCTCGGCGGAACGATGATGGATCTCGTCGGCATGCCGGCGATCAACCTCGTTGCGTCGCCGATGTCGCATCGCGCCTTGATGCAGAAGGCGCTGTTCGACCGGGTGTTCGCGGCAGCAGCGCTCGTCGCGCTGGCGCCGCTGCTCGGCATGATCGCGCTGGCGGTCAAGCTGTCGTCGTCGGGCCCGGTGCTGTTTACGCAGTACCGGAAAGGCGCCGATGGCCGGGTGTTCAGGATCTACAAGTTCCGCACGATGCGCGTGCACGCCGAACCGGCCGGCGTCGTGCGCCAGGCGACCCGGGGCGACGCGCGCATCACGCGCGTCGGTGCATTCCTGCGTCGCACCAGCCTCGACGAGCTGCCGCAGTTCTTCAACGTGCTGTGCGGCGACATGTCGGTCGTCGGGCCGAGGCCGCACGCCATCGAGCATGACGATCTGTACCGGCCGCTCGTCGAGGGATACATCCATCGTTACCGGATCAAGCCGGGCATCACCGGATGGGCGCAGGTCAACGGCTATCGCGGCGAGACGGATCACCTCGACAAGATGGTCGGCCGTGTCCAGCACGACCTCTATTACCTGCGCAACTGGTCCTTCGGGCTCGACATGAAAATTGTCGCAGCCACGGTGCTGAAGGGCTTCGTCCATCCGAACGCGTACTGA